The genomic DNA GAAGCCTTCGTGGTAATCAATGTTCCATAAATTCGAGATATTCGAGATATTCGATATCCGAGATATCGACGGAGTATATCCAGtcaaccaatcaatcaattAAATTACACCTGaccaacaaaaaaaaatcgtATAGTAACGAAAACGCGAATAAATATAAATAGGGTATCTATAGCTTAGAGCTTGGCCTTGCCCTGCGCCTTCTTAAGCACAGGCTCCATCTTGGTCGCCTTCATGATATTCCCGCGGATCTTCAGCTTGCCGCCCATGAACAACCGCTGCGCGTTCGCCTTGCCGGTGACCAGGTCCTGGAAGTCTTTGTCGGAGAGGTTCAACGTGACTGTTCATCGTCAGTACCATATCCCAGGTAACCGTGTGTATTAATTGAAAGGGCGTACCATCAGCCTTCCCTCCAGCCGGAGCAGCCCCCTTAGCGACAACACCCTTCTCCTTGAGATCGAGGTGCCAGGCCTCCTCCTTTCCGGCGTCGTTCTTGATGTTAAAAGCGACGACggccttggccttggagATGGCGTCCTTGCGCTCGTTTTCGTCGGCTTGGAGCGTCGCGTTGATTACATCgaaggcggcggaggaggggaATTCGTCTATTGCGTTTCTGTTAGAAATGGTCGGATAGAATGGGGAGAGGGGGGGCGTACCGTTCTTGAGAGTCATTGTCGCGGTTTGTTTGTAGTGAGTTGTTTGTTAATACAGTAGTTGGATAGATGAGAGTGAGATGGGTGGTAGGAGCTGAGCTGGGTTATATATGGACACGAAAGTTGTCCGTTGGGCCTCGGCACGGGGCGCGGTTCACATGCCGACCGGAGTTGTGATCTCATCGTTTGTGCAGAATTCCCCGGACACTCGACTTCTACGAATTAAATGATCACTTTTTAAGAATGTAAAATAGCCAATTTACTTGATTCTGCCGTAGCTAAATGCCCGGCTAGTTACTACAGGCCATTCCGGGTATACCGGACACGCGACACAAGAGTCCAGCTAACCACCGGAGCTCCCCAACAAGCAACGAAATTGCGGGAACCCGATCTGCACTCCGTCCATATTTTGTCCTTTAAAGGGCACACTCGCTCGATTATCCCGTTTAGGTATTCAATTCGCGCTCCACAGTCCAGGCCCCGGCCACTCCGCGTAGTCGGGATCATCGTTGCTTGTGCGTTATGCTATGCTCGGGGTCTGTATGACATCCGGCGGCCTTTCATATGACGGGGTATTATCCTAGGTGATTGATTCATGATTATCCGGGGTATTCTACCAGTGTCGCGTGTCGCTCACATGATAGCACGTGATGATCTGGGGTAACCTAGATTCGAGTTGATTCATTCTTCTcaaactacggagtacaccaACTCCCAAGGTATAGAAGCTCACAGCTTGAACCAAGCAACCGTATCCGCAAACGTCGCCCGATTATCCCCCGCCCTGACAACCCCCTCCCCATCCCTCACAACCATCCACTCCGTCCCAATCGTACTCAGCGCATAAACCACCAACCCGCTCGTCTCCCCCTCAATGCTAAACACCTCGCTCTGACAAACCTGGTTGTTATCATTCGCAGAGCATGTGGTATCATAGTTATTGAAGAAACTGTACAGTCCGGCACCGTAGATAACTGTGTCGCGCGTGTTGAGCAGGCGCAAGC from Aspergillus chevalieri M1 DNA, chromosome 1, nearly complete sequence includes the following:
- a CDS encoding SCP2 sterol-binding domain-containing protein (COG:S;~EggNog:ENOG410PQ08;~InterPro:IPR036527,IPR003033,IPR039543;~PFAM:PF14864,PF02036), with the translated sequence MTLKNDEFPSSAAFDVINATLQADENERKDAISKAKAVVAFNIKNDAGKEEAWHLDLKEKGVVAKGAAPAGGKADVTLNLSDKDFQDLVTGKANAQRLFMGGKLKIRGNIMKATKMEPVLKKAQGKAKL